The following DNA comes from Janthinobacterium sp. TB1-E2.
CAGCGAGCATTTCGCCGACTGGCAGGCCGACGTGGCGGCCTTGCGCGCGCGCGTGCTGGGCCCGGAAGCGGCGTAAAAGATCGCGCAACGGCGCACTTCAACGTATTAAATTTGCATCAAAAGCGGGGAAATCCGGTATGGCCCCACTTTTGGTGTATCCTATATCCCTTCGCAACAACGGCTCACGCCTCCTATGCCCGAGCACCCTAGTGGCGTCAGAACTGACGTCAAGCCCCACCGGTCACTGTTTGAACGCCTGACCGCACTCATTTCCCCCGAGCCAGAGAACCGTGCAGAATTGCTCGAAGTTCTACACGATGCGCATGAACGCAAGCTGATCGACGCCGACGCCCTGTCGATGATCGAAGGCGTGTTCCAGGTATCGGATCTCTGCGCGCGCGACATCATGATTCCCCGTTCGCAAATGGATGTCATCGACATCAGCAAGCCGATCGAGGAATGGATGCCGGAAGTCCTGTCCACCGCCCACTCGCGCTTCCCCGCGATCGAAGGCGAGCGCGACAAGGTCATCGGCATCCTGCTGGCGAAAGACTTGCTGCGTTATTACGCAGAAGAAACTTTCGACGTGCGCGACATGCTGCGCCCCGCCATCTTTATCCCCGAATCGAAACGCCTGAATGTGCTGCTGCGCGATTTCCGCGCCAACCACAATCACATGGCCATCGTCGTCGATGAATACAGCGGCGTCGCCGGCCTGATCACCATCGAAGACGTGCTGGAACAGATTGTCGGCGACATCGAGGATGAATACGACTTCGACGAAGCCGAGGACAATATCCTCTCGCTCAAGGAAGGCCAGTTCGGCCCCCGCTGGCGTGTCAAGGCATTGACCGAGATCGAACAGTTCAACGAAGAAGTGGGCAGCCATCTGGTCGACGACGACGTCGACACCATCGGCGGCCTCGTGTCGAAGTATCTGGGCCGCATGGCGCACAAGGGCGATATTTTCGACCTCGGCAATCTGCGTTTCGAGGTACTGCGCGCCGATGCGCGCCAGGTGCACGTGCTGCTCGTCGAGCGCCTGCCCAACGTGCCGGAACTGGAACTCTGACATGCGCGTGCTGTAAATGCGTTTCAGACGCGCCGACCCCAACGCCCCCGCCAAACCGCCCCGCAGCACGTGGGCGCGCATGCTGACTGCCGCCGTCGCCGGCGCCGTCGCGGTGCTGGCGTTCGCCCCTTTCGGCTACTGGCCGCTGCAAATCCTCAGCCTGGGCGTGCTGTTCTACCAGGTGCTGCGCGCATCGAACGTCAAGGCCGGCGCGCTGATCGGCTGGGCCTATGGCTTCGGCTGGTGTGCGGCCGGCACGCACTGGCTGTATATTTCCATGCACCGCTATGGCGACATGGCCGCGCCGATCGCCGCCATCGCCGTAGCCCTGCTGGCCCTCTTGATGGCCATTTACGTGGCCCTGGCCATGGGCGCGGCCGCCTGGCTGCGCCAGCGCTGGGTACTGTCGCTGCCCGCCATGACCTTGCTGGTATTGCCCGCCACGTGGACCCTGTTCGAATGGACGCGCGGCTGGCTGTTTACGGGTTTCCCGTGGCTGGCCACCGGCTACGCCCACAATACCAGCCCGCTGGGCGGCTTTGCCCCCATCCTCGGCTCGTATGGCCTGGGCTGGCTGGCGGCGCTGTCCGCCGGCGCCCTGCTGCTACTCACGCACCGCACGCGCTGGTTTGCGCTGGGCGGCGTCATCGCGCTGTACGCGGCCGGCATCGGCTTGCAGTACGTGGCGTGGACCCACCCTGTCGGACGCCCGATCACCGTGCGCCTGCTGCAAGGGAACGTGCCGCAGCAGCAGAAATTCGACCCCGGCTTCGTGCTGGGCGCCCTGCAGATGTACCAGAGCGCCGTCACCAGCGCGCCGGCCGACCTGATCGCCACGCCGGAAACGGCCGTCACCGTGCTGCCGCACCAGCTGCCGCCAGGTTATCTGGATAGCCTGGCGACGTATTCACAGCAGACGGGCAGCACGATTTTGGTCGGCATGCCCGTGCTCGACGAGCAGCAGCGCTTCTACAATGCGGCCGTGGGCATCACGCCCAACGGCACGCCGGGACCGTACTACCAGTACCGCAAGCACCATCTGGTGCCGTTCGGCGAATTCGTGCCGCCCGGCCTGCACTGGTTTGTCGCCATGATGGCCATCCCGCTGGGCGACATGGGCCGCGGCGCGGAAGTACAAGCGCCTTTGCCCGTGCGCGACCAGCTGGTGCTGCCGAATATCTGCTACGAAGACTTGTTTGGTGAAGAAATCGCCGGCCAGCTGGCCAGCGCTCACCGCCATGGCAAGCAGTCGGCATCCGTGCTGCTCAATATCTCGAACCTGGCCTGGTTTGGCGACTCGATCGCCATCCCGCAGCATCTGCAGATTTCGCAGATGCGCAGCCTGGAAACGGGCCGCCCCATGCTGCGCTCGACGAACACGGGCGCCACCGCCGTCATCGACGGCAAGGGCGTCGTGCAAAGCCTGCTGCCGCCGGAACAGCAAGCCACGCTGACGGCCAAGGTGCAAGGCATGGGCGGCATGACGCCATACATTCTGTACGGCAATAAACTGGTGCTGGCCCTGGCCGCGCTGGCCCTGCTGACGGCCTTCCTGCTGTCGCGCGCCGCCCGCCGCGACCTCGCCGCGCAGCAATAAGCGGCCGATATTGCCCGAAGAGTCACAGTGGGCCCGTAAAAACCGCTAAAATTAGCAAAACCCCGGCCCGGACGCGCTGCCAAGCATGCGTCCGGGCTTCAAGCAAACCTTAACAAAGCGCAGCCTCCCGCGCGGCGAACTCATACGATGCTCACATTTCAACAAATTATTCTGACCTTGCAAACCTATTGGGACAAGCAAGGTTGCGCCCTGCTCCAGCCTTACGACATGGAAGTCGGCGCCGGCACTTTCCACACCGGCACCTTCCTGCGCGCGATCGGCCCGGAGCCTTGGCGCGCCGCGTATGTGCAGCCGTCGCGCCGCCCGAAAGATGGCCGCTATGGCGAAAACCCGAACCGCATGCAGCACTACTACCAGTACCAGGTGGTGTTGAAGCCGGCACCGGAAAACATCCTCGACCTGTATCTGGGTTCGCTGGCCGCGCTGGGCCTGGACTTGAAGCAGAATGACGTGCGCTTCGTCGAAGACGACTGGGAAAGCCCGACCCTGGGCGCCTGGGGCCTGGGCTGGGAAGTCTGGCTGAACGGCATGGAAGTGACCCAATTTACCTACTTCCAACAAGTGGGCGGCCTCGATTGCAAGCCCGTGCTGGGCGAAATCACCTACGGCATCGAACGCCTGGCCATGTATCTGCAAGGCGTGGAAAACGTGTATGACCTGGTATGGACGGAGTGGGAAGAGAACGGCACTACGAAAAAACTGACCTACGGCGACGTCTTCCACCAGAACGAAGTGGAGCAATCGACCTACAACTTCGAGCACGCGAATACGGACCTGCTGTTCGAACAGTTCGGCAACTACGAAGCGGAAGCGAAGCGTTTGATCGAGCTGCAACTGACCCTGCCCGCCTACGAGAAAATCATGAAAGCGTCGCACAGCTTCAATATGCTCGATGCGCGCGGTGCCATCTCGGTGACGGAACGCGCCGCCTACATCGGCCGCGTGCGCACCCTGTCGCGCCTGGTGGCGCAAGCGTATTACGACTCGCGCGAACGCCTCGGTTTCCCGATGCTGCCCGCCGCAGACCAACCCGCCGCCGCTTGATCGCCTAGCTCATACACCGCCGTACCAGACAAGAACACCATGAACCAAACACTGCTCATCGAACTGCTGACCGAAGAACTGCCGCCGAAAGCGCTGGCCAAACTGGGCGCCGCCTTCACGGCCGGCATCGTCAACGGCCTGAAAGCGCGCGACTTCCTCGAAGCCGACAGCGTCGCCACCAGCTACGCCTCGCCGCGCCGCCTGGCCGTCTCCATCACCAATGTGCGCGAAGTCTCGCCCGATAAGTCGATCCGCGAAAAAGTCCTGCCCGTCTCCGTGGCGCTGGACGCGAACGGCAACGGCACGCCGCCGCTGGCCAAGAAACTGGCCGCGCTGGGCTTCCCCGACCTGACGGTGGCCGAGCTGGAACGCGCCGCCGACGGCAAGGCTGAAAGCTTCTTCTACACGTACACGGCGCCAGGCAGCCAGCTCGCCGCCGGCGCGCAAGCTGCGTTGACCGAATCGGCCGCCAAGCTGCCGATTCCAAAACTGATGAGCTATCAGCGCCCGGACGGCACCACCGTGCAATTCGTGCGCCCTGCCCACAGCCTGATCGCCCTGCACGGCATCAATATCCTGCCCCTGACCCTGCTGGGCCTCACGGCCGGCCGCAGCACCCTGGGCCACCGCTTCCTGACCGACGGCGAACCGATCGCCATCGCGCACGCGGAAAACTACGCGCCATCGCTGATCCTCAACGCCAGCGTCATCGCCAGCAACGAAGAACGCAAGGAGCGCATCCGCGCCCAGCTGCTGGACAAGGCCGGCGCCGACCAGGTCTTGATGCCCGAAGCGCTGCTCGATGAAGTGACGGCCCTGGTCGAATGGCCGGTCGTGTATGAATGCCACTTCGAGGAAGAATTCCTGGCCGTGCCGCAGGAATGCCTGATCCTCACCATGCAGACGAACCAGAAGTATTTCGCGCTGACCGACAGCGAAGGCAAGCTGCGCTCGCGCTTCCTGATCGTCTCGAACATCGAGACGGACACGCCCGAGCACATCATCGGCGGCAACGAGCGCGTCGTGCGTCCGCGCCTGTCCGACGCCAAGTTCTTCTTCGAGCAGGACAAGAAGAAAACCCTGGCATCGCGCCTGCCGCTGCTGGCCAACGTCGTCTACCACAACAAGCTGGGCACGCAAGCTGCCCGCACAGAGCGCGTCAAGTCGCTGGCCGGCGCCATCGCCGCCAAATTGGACTACGACGTGGCTCTGGCCGAACGGGGCGCCCTGCTGGCCAAGGCCGATCTGCTGACCGACATGGTGGGCGAATTCCCCGAACTGCAAGGCATCATGGGTACGTACTACGCGCGCCATGACGGCGAGCCGGAAGAAGTGGCCTTGGCCGCCTCCGAACACTACCAGCCGCGCTTTGCCGGCGACGCCCTGCCGTCCACCGCCACCGGCACCGCCGTGGCCCTGGCCGACAAGCTGGAAACCCTGGTCGGCATCTGGGCCATCGGCCTGGCGCCGACGGGCGACAAGGACCCGTTCGCGCTGCGCCGCCATGCGCTGGGCGTGCTGCGCATGCTGCTGGAAAAACGCTTGCCATTGTCGATCCAGGGCTTGCTGGCGGATGCGGCCGCGCAGTTCGCAGCGGTGCCCGGCTTCAAGGACCCGGTCGCGGACGTCACCACCTTCATGCTGGACCGCCTGCGCGGCATCCTGCGCGAGCGCGGCTTCTCGCCGAATGAAATCGAAGCCGTCGTGGCACAGAATCCGGACCGCCTGGACGACATCGTGCAGCGTCTGGAAGCCGTGCAGGCGTTTGCCGCTTTGCCCGAAAGCGCCTCGCTGGCAGCTGCCAACAAGCGCATCACGAACATCCTGAAAAAGAACGAGGAAGCCGTCAGCCAGGTCGCCGCCGGCGGCGTCAACGTGGCGCTGCTGCAGGACGAAGCGGAGAAAAAACTGGCCGCCGCCGTCTCGCGCGTGCAGCCGGAAGTCGACGCGGCCTTTGCCAAGGGCGACTTCACCAGCACCCTGCAAACCCTGGCGCAGCTGCGCGACGATGTCGATGGCTTCTTCAATGACGTGATGGTGATGGCCGAGGATGTCGCCCTGCGCAACAACCGCCTGGCCTTGCTGTCGTCTTTGCACGGCATGATGAACCGCGTGGCCGATATTTCCAAGCTGGCGGCATAATGGGTACTCCGGCGCTGAAACTGATTATTCTCGACCGCGACGGCGTCATTAATCATGACTCGCCGGACTTCATCAAGTCGCCGGCCGAATGGCTGCCGATCCCAGGCTCGCTCGAAGCGATCGCCCGCCTGAACCAGGCTGGCTATCGCGTGGTGATCGCCTCGAACCAGTCGGGCATCGCGCGCGAATACTTCGACATGACGGTCCTGAACGCGATCCACCAGAAGATGCACACGCTGGCGCAGCAGGTGGGCGCCGATATCGACGCCATCTTCTTTTGCCCGCACGCGGGCGCGGACAATTGCGACTGCCGCAAGCCGAAACCGGGCATGTTCCATGAAATCTCGCAGCGCTACAACACCAGCCTGAAAGGCGTGCCCACGGTCGGCGATTCGTTGCGCGACCTGCAGGCCGGTTTCATCAGCGGCTGCGTGCCCTACCTGGTATTGACGGGCAAGGGCGAAAAAACCAACGAGACGGGTGGCCTGCCGCCTGGCACCCAGGTCTTCCCCGACCTGGCCGCCGTGGTCAGCCACCTGCTCAAGGCGCCAGCAGCGCCAGCGCCCACCGTGGCATTCAGTATCTAATTTTCGGAGAACCGCATTGCGTAATATTTCCCTGTTCCTGCGATCACTGCTGTTCATGATCATCATGATCGTGGCCACCATCGTCTGGGCCTGCGTGTGCTTTTTTGCCGCGCCATTGAGCTACAACAAGCGCTATTGGGTCACCTCGCGCTGGAACGTGTTTATCCTGTGGTGTGCCAAGGTCATTTGCGGCATCCGCTATGAAGTCAAGGGCGCCGAGAACTTCCCCGACGCGCCGGCCATCGTGCTGTCGAAACACCAGTCGGCATGGGAAACCATCTTCTTGCTTCCCAGCCTGCCACGCCCGCTCGTGTATGTGTTCAAGAAGGAGATTTTGTACATCCCCTTCTTCGGCTGGGCCATGGCGCTGCTGCGCATGATCCCCATCGACCGCAAACAGGGCAAGCATGCGTTCAAGAGCGTCGTCGCGCATGGCAAGCGCCGCCTGGCCGATGGCCAATGGATTATCATGTTCCCTGAAGGAACCCGCATTCCCGTGGGCCAGGCGGGCAAGTACAAAAGCGGCGGCACGCGTCTGGCCATTGCCACGGGCGCCGTGGTGGTGCCGATTGCGCACAATTCAGGCGAGTGCTGGCCCAAGCAGTCATTCCTCAAACGCCCGGGACTGATCACCGTCTCGATAGGCAAACCGATTTCGCCGGAAGGGCAAACCCCGGACAGCATGATGCAACAGGTGGAAAATTGGATAGAATCAGAAATGCGCGTCATTTCGCCTCACGCCTACAACGCTGGCTAGACGGCATCAGCGCGGTCATCCAGGAGCCGACACTGCGCCAGCAGATGAAGACCATCAAGGTCGGCGACCAGCAACTGGATTTGTTCGCGCATGACGTCTCGACCAGCACGCCCCCGGCGGTGCGCCCCACGGCACCGCCAGCGCCGCCCGTGGCGCCACCGGTAGTGGCGCCCGCGCCGCCCATCGTTCGTCCCGCCCCACCTCCCCTGCCGTCCCCGCCACGCACCGCCGATGGCCCGCCATTGCGCCAGCTGCAGCTGGGCAGTCACCTGGTCGAATTCGCGCTGCGCCGCTCCACGCGCCGTTCCATCGGCTTCATGATCGACGATAACGGCTTGCGCGTCACGGCCCCCAAGCGCGTCACCCTGGCCGAAATCGACAACGCCATCCGCGCCAAGCAAAGCTGGATCGTCTCGAAGCTGCTGGAACGGGGCGAGCGCAAGGTGCAGCGCCAGCAACGCCCGCCCGTGGCCTGGGTCGATGGCGCCGTGCTGCCCTACCTTGGTGGCGAGATCACCTTGCGGTTGCACCAGGCGCCGCGCCACCGCGCCAGCTTCCAGCGCGAGACGAATGAGCTGCACGTATGGGTCACGCCCACGGGCAGCGAGCAGCAATTGAAGGAAAAAGTGAAGGGCTGGTTCCAGCACGAAGCGCGCCAGCTGTTCGAGGCGCGCCTGGACGTATATGCGGACAAGCTGGGCGTGCGCTACGATTCGCTGTCGCTATCGTCGGCCGGCACGCGCTGGGGCAGTTGCACCATCGAGCGCAAGATCCGCCTGAACTGGCGTTTGATCCACTTCGCTTTGCCGCTGATCGACTACGTGGTGGCGCACGAGCTGTCGCACCTGCTGGAAATGAACCACAGCCCCCGCTTCTGGGCCACAGTGGAATCGATTTATCCCGACTACGATGGCGCCAAGCAGGCGCTCAGAAAACGCTCGCAGGAGCTGCCGGTGCTGTTTACGTAGGCGCCTGTCGGATTACGCTCTACAAGCTAATCCGACCTACAGCCACGTAGGTCGGATTAGCGCAGCGCGCGTAATCCGACGACATTGTTGGCCGCGCCCATCACGGCAGCAGCGGTTTGATCGCAGCGATGGTGCGCGGCGTGGCCCCCCGGTGCTGGTTGGCAAACGCCAGCGCCCGCTCTCCCATGGAAGATAAACGCGACGGATCCTGCAGCAAGGCCGACGCCTGCGCCATCAGCGCATCGGCATCCGCCACCAGCGCGGCGCCGCCGGCGGCGATCGCCTGCTCCGTGACCAGCGCAAAGTTGAAGGTGTGGGGGCCGATCAGCACGGGCTTGCCCAGCGCCGCCGGCTCGATCAGGTTTTGCCCGCCCAGCGGCAGCAGGCTGCCACCGACGAAGGCGCAATCGCAGGCCGCGTAATACGCAAACATCTCGCCCATCGAATCGCCCAGCAGCACTTGCGTGCCCGCCGCAACGTCGTCGCCTTGCTGCAAAGCCGATCTGCGCTGCATGGCCAGGCCCTGCGCCGCGATCAATTTTTCCACCTCGTCGAAGCGCTGCGGATGGCGCGGCACGATCAGCAGCAGCGCATGCGCGGGCAAGCTGGCGCGGATATACGCATCGAGGATCAGCTGCTCTTCCCCTTCGCGCGTGCTGGCGCACAGCAGCACGGGACGCTGGCCGATGGCTGCGCGCAGCGCCGCCCCCGTCGCCAGGGCAGCCTCGGGCACGACGACGTCGAACTTGATGCTGCCCGTGACGACCACGTCCCGCACGCCCAGCTGGCGCACGCGATCGGCGTCGTCCTGCGTCTGCGCCGCCACCAGGGTGATGCCGCGCGCCGCGTCGGCAATGAGTTTGCCCAGTCGCTGCGCCTTGCCCAGCGAGCGCTGCGACAGGCGTGCATTGGCCAGCACCACGGGCACTTTGTAGCGATTGCATTGGTGGATCAGATTCGGCCACACTTCCGTCTCCATCAGGATGCAGATGCGCGGCGCGAAATGGCGGATGAAACGGGCCGGCATGGCGCCCGTGTCGTAGGGCAGATAGCTTTGCACGAGGCGCGCGCCGTGTTTGGCGAACAGGGATTTACCCGTGGCGCGCCCCGTCGGCGTCATGTGCGTGAGGACGATGCGGCACGCGGGCCAGGCGGCCAGCAGCGCATCGATCAGCGGCTCGGCCGCGCGCGTCTCGCCGACGGAGACGGCGTGCAGCCAGATGGTGTTTGTAGCAGACGCCGGCTGGCGCCCGTAAAAGCCCAGGCGCTCGCCCCAGTGCTGGCGGTAGCCGGGTTCCTGGCGTCCGCGCAGCCACAGCCGCGCCAGCACCAGGGGCAAGGCCAGCCACCAGGCGAGGGTATAAAGAAGTCGCATGTTTATTGAATGTTAAAGTCAGGCGGGAGGATAGTCTGCCAGCAGGCGCCGTGCCGCGGCCAGCACTTCCGGCACGCCGGGCGGCGCGCCCTTGTCGCCCAGGTTGATGATTTTCGGCGACCAGTTGCCTTCCGTTTTCCACAGCGGCGAATCGGCATAGATTTCCACCGTCGGGCGCACGAAGGCGGCCGCAATGTGCGTCAAGCCCGTGTCGACGCCGACCACCAGCGCCGCATGGCGCGCCAGCAGGATGGCGTCGCCCATCGACAGTTTCGGCAGCAGGCGCGCGTTCGGCAGGCCGGCCGCCAGTTGTTCGGCTTCCGCCTTTTCCTTGGGCGAGCCCCAGGGCAGCAAAATCGGCATGGGAGCGAGCGCCTGGCCGAGGGCGATCCAGTTTTCCGGCGCCCATTTCTTGGCGTCGCGCGCCGTGCCGTGGAAATACACGCAGTAGGGCGCTTCGCCCATCCAGTCCGGGCGCGGCTCGCTACGCGGCACTTCCGGCAAGCCGAAATCGGCCGGCGTGTCGACCGTGTAGCCGAGCGCCGCGGCGGCCACCAGGCGGCCGCGCGCTACCGCATGTGTGCGCGGATCGAGAGGAATGCTTTTCGTGTGAAAAATGCGCGAGATGCCTTCGTATCCCGAGCCTTCGCTGCCATTGGCCAGGCCGACCTTCTGTCCTCCCGGCGCCAGGCGCGCGGCGCCCATGATGATGCCCGTCTTGAGCAAGCCCTGGGTATCGAACACGTAATCGTAGTGCGTCTGGCGCAGACTGCGGAAGAAGGCGGCGATTTCCGCGCGCGTCTCTTTCTTGCCCAGGCTCTTGCGCCAGCGCCGCAGCGCGAACGGGAAGATGGTGTTTACACGCGGGTTCAGGCGCACCAGGCTGGTGTAGCCCTCTTCGACCACCCAATCGATGGTCGCGTTCGGGAAATGGCGGGCGATGTCCGCCACCATCGGCAGGTTATGCAGCACATCGCCCAGCGAAGACACCCGCACCAGCAGGATTTTCAAGGGCGCCTGTGCGCCAGGTTGACCGGCCATGCTATCAGAACGGTAAGACGGCGTCAGGCTTGGCGGCCAGGATCACGCTCTTGAACTGGCCCTGGATACGCGCCAGCGCTGCCGGCGTTTCCGCTTCGAAGCGCATGACGATCACCGGCGTGGTGTTCGACGAACGGGCCAGGCCGAAGCCGTCCGCGTATTCCACGCGCAAGCCGTCGATGGTGATGATCTGTTCATTGCCGGGGAAGACGGCGTCGCGGCGCAGCATGTCCATCAGCGCGACGTTCTCGCCTTCCTTCAGTTCCAGGTGCAGTTCCGGCGTGCTGTCGGACTGCGGCAGGGAGTTCAGCAAGCTTGAGGGATCCGCTTCGCGCGTGAGGATTTCCAGCAGGCGCGCGGCCGAATACAGGCCGTCGTCGAAACCGTACCAGCGGTCCTTGAAGAAGATATGGCCGCTCATTTCGCCGCCCAGCGGTGCACCCGTTTCGCGCAGCTTGGCTTTTACCAGCGAGTGGCCCGTCTTGTACATCAGCGGCACGCCGCCATGCTTGCTGATCCACGGCGCCAGGTGGCGCGTGCATTTGACGTCATACAAAATCTGCGCGCCAGGGTGGCGGGTCAGCACGTCGGCGGCGAACAGCATCATCTGGCGGTCAGGGTAGATGATCTGGCCATCCTTGGTGACCACGCCCAGGCGATCGCCGTCGCCGTCGAAGGCGATGCCGATTTCCGCATCCGTCTCGGCCAGGCAGCGGATCAGGTCTTGCAGGTTTTCCGGATGCGCCGGGTCCGGATGGTGGTTCGGGAAATTGCCATCGACTTCGCAGAACAGTTCGATGACTTCGCAGCCCATGCCGCGGAACAGGTCGCCCGCGAATGCGCCGGCCACGCCATTGCCGCAGTCGACGGCGATCTTGATCGGGCGCGCCAGCTTGACGTCGCCCAGGATGCGCTCGATGTAGGCGGCGCGGATATCGTGCGTGGCATAGGTGCCCGGATTGGCAACGTCCCTGGCGCTGGCGCTGCCGTCGTGCGCGACGATGCTGTGGTACAGCGCCTGGATCGCTTCGCCGTGGATCGCTTCGCCGGCCAGCACCATCTTGAAGCCGTTGTAGTCGGGTGGATTGTGGCTGCCCGTGACCATGATGCCGGAGCGCGTATCGAGCACATTCGTGCCGAAGTAGACCATCGGCGTGGCCACCACGCCCAGGTCGATCACGTCGACGCCTGCCGCTTGCAAGCCCTGCGCCAGCGCCGCCGTCAATTCCGGTCCCGACAAACGGCCATCGCGGCCGATCACGACCCGCTGCTCGCCCTTGGCCAGGGCGGCCTGGCCAAATGCCTGGCCGATCTTGTGCGCCACGCTGGCATCGAGGGTTTTAGCGATGATGCCGCGAATATCGTAGGCCTTGAAGATCGTTCTGGACAATGGAAGCATGGTGTGGGCGGTATAAGTAAGGGGCGAATAAGGAATAAATAGGGAGCCTGGCAAGGTGCAGCGTGCGGCTGGCAGCTTGCTACTGCGCCAAGAGTATACCGAATTATACGCGCAGCAGATCGATCGACTTGCCCGATTCCACCCACTGCCTGACCCACAACGGCTGGCGGCCGCGGCCTGTCCATTGTTCAGCGGTATTGTCAGGATGGCGGTAACGTACCGCGACTTTGCCCGTGCGCGGGTGCAAACCATCGAGTATCAGCTGTTTCAGCGGAATGCCCGCCTGCTGCGCGATGGCCATGATCTGTTCGCGCGCCTTGTTCAAGTCTTCGCGCTCGCGGCTGTTCAATTCCTGTTTGACATTATCTTCCAGTTTGCGCAATTCCAGCATCGTCATCGTAGACAGATCCATTGGTACATCCTTTATATTAATTTAAATAATAAAATCACGTGGAATATACTACATTGCATAAACATTTGCGCACCATTGCATAATCCGTCGTCAATTGAATCACGGCTCCCGGTTTATTTAGCGGCCCAACATTAAGATTAAATGAAGAATATAACGGAAGCGCGCATGGAGGTGAATAAACATGAATGAAATGGCATTCCGGCATGCCGTCAAGGCTGGTGTGGCGCGGCGATTCATTCCGGCCGCCGTGCCGGCGGATTATGAGCGGTATATGACCGCAGGGAATGCGGCCAAATCAAATCCCCATCCGGCATAATCGGCACCGGCTTTTTTCTTCCCGCCCGCCATGCGCGCAATCAGGCATCTGCCGGCAATGCCGCCAACACCAAAGGGCAGGCATGCTTATAATGCAGGCGCGTAGTCCACTTCACCCCGGCACATATGAAAACTTATTTTATCGGCGATCTGCAAGGCTGCCATGACCAAACCGTTGAACTGATCGAACGGATCCAGGCGGCTGCGGATGGCCCGTACCGCCTGCTGTTCGCGGGCGACTTGATCAATCGCGGCCCGGCCTCGCTGGCCACCCTGCGCCACATTCATGCGCTGGCGCGGCAGGGCCTGGCCGACAGCGTCCTGGGCAACCATGACTTGCACTTGCTGGCCGTGGCCAACGGCATCCGCCCCGAGCATGCGTCCGACACCCTCGCCGAAATCCTCGATGCGCCCGACCGCGACGAGTTGATCGACTGGCTGCGCCAGCGGCCACTGGCACTGGAACACGACGGCCATGTGCTCGTGCATGCGGGTTTGCTGCCGCAATGGAGCGCGGCCCAGGCCCTGTCCCTGAGCGGGGAGGTGTCCAGCATGCTGCGCAGCGATGATTGGGTGGCCTTCCTGCGCACCATGTACGGTAACGAGCCGGCCGCCTGGCGCGACGACCTGCAGGGCGCCGACCGGCTGCGCTGCATCGTCAACGCCATGACGCGGCTGCGCTTTTGCACGCCGGACGGCGTGATGGACTTCAAGATGAAGGAAAGCGGCAGCCCGCCGCCCGGCTCCGGTCTGCTGCCC
Coding sequences within:
- a CDS encoding symmetrical bis(5'-nucleosyl)-tetraphosphatase codes for the protein MKTYFIGDLQGCHDQTVELIERIQAAADGPYRLLFAGDLINRGPASLATLRHIHALARQGLADSVLGNHDLHLLAVANGIRPEHASDTLAEILDAPDRDELIDWLRQRPLALEHDGHVLVHAGLLPQWSAAQALSLSGEVSSMLRSDDWVAFLRTMYGNEPAAWRDDLQGADRLRCIVNAMTRLRFCTPDGVMDFKMKESGSPPPGSGLLPWFDVPGRRSAGDTIVFGHWSALGLQLRPHLIGLDSGCVWGGKLSAVCLQDRSLLQVDCPTFQQHSGKR